The following are from one region of the Microbacterium sp. BK668 genome:
- a CDS encoding DUF4262 domain-containing protein codes for MTLTPDPAVIAWLDQEDKRTAQTIRRHGVSIEYVGGDMRRRATPFAYTIGLFGMGHPELLVFGLDARTTGLLLNDVADRVRQGSDIVPGQVLEFAGWNHRVTVESVPNPGEIAFAANRFYQRPGEASVGLLQLTYDDRDGRFPWDEGYSNAVWIQPRPGTFTAW; via the coding sequence ATGACACTGACCCCCGACCCCGCCGTGATCGCCTGGCTCGACCAGGAGGACAAGCGCACGGCGCAGACCATCCGCAGGCACGGCGTGAGCATCGAGTACGTCGGCGGCGACATGCGGCGACGCGCGACTCCCTTCGCGTACACGATCGGGCTCTTCGGCATGGGGCATCCGGAGCTCCTGGTGTTCGGGCTCGACGCGAGGACGACGGGGCTGCTTCTCAACGACGTCGCGGACCGGGTCCGTCAGGGCAGCGACATCGTGCCCGGACAGGTCCTCGAATTCGCAGGCTGGAATCACAGAGTCACGGTCGAGTCGGTGCCGAACCCCGGCGAGATCGCCTTCGCGGCCAATCGCTTCTACCAGCGCCCCGGCGAGGCGTCCGTCGGGCTGCTGCAGCTGACCTACGACGACCGCGACGGCCGGTTCCCCTGGGACGAGGGCTACTCCAACGCGGTGTGGATCCAGCCTCGGCCGGGCACGTTCACGGCGTGGTGA
- the mnmA gene encoding tRNA 2-thiouridine(34) synthase MnmA: MRILAAMSGGVDSAVAAARAVEAGHDVVGVHLALSRAGGTLRTGSRGCCTIEDAMDARRAADRLGIPFYVWDFSERFRDDVIDDFIAEYRAGRTPNPCMRCNERIKFAALLERAIELGFDAVCTGHYATLVEGPDGLELHRASDTAKDQSYVLGVLTAEQLAHTYFPLGSTPSKALVRAEAAERGLTVAAKPDSHDICFIPDGDTRGWLAERVGTTSGDVVDRSGAVVGSHEGAHAYTVGQRRGLSLGVPAPDGKPRFVLEVRPVSNTVVVGPKEALATAEIAGERYSWAGRAPGTGDFPCHVQIRAHAEPVPAQATLSGDLLTVRPETPFDGVAPGQTAVLYDGTRVIGQFTIDRTRSAVPAPA; this comes from the coding sequence ATGCGCATCCTGGCTGCCATGAGCGGCGGAGTCGACTCCGCGGTGGCCGCCGCGCGCGCCGTCGAGGCGGGCCATGACGTCGTGGGCGTGCACCTCGCCCTGTCACGGGCGGGCGGCACCCTCCGGACAGGCAGCCGGGGGTGCTGCACCATCGAGGACGCGATGGACGCGCGGCGCGCTGCGGATCGCCTCGGCATCCCGTTCTACGTCTGGGACTTCTCGGAGCGCTTCCGGGACGACGTCATCGACGACTTCATCGCCGAGTATCGCGCCGGGCGCACCCCGAACCCCTGCATGCGCTGCAACGAGAGGATCAAGTTCGCCGCCCTCCTCGAGCGCGCGATCGAGCTCGGCTTCGACGCCGTGTGCACGGGACACTATGCGACCCTCGTGGAGGGTCCGGACGGCCTCGAGCTGCACCGGGCCTCCGACACGGCGAAGGACCAGTCGTACGTGCTGGGAGTCCTGACCGCCGAGCAGCTCGCGCACACGTACTTCCCGCTCGGATCGACGCCCTCCAAGGCGCTCGTGCGTGCGGAGGCCGCCGAGCGGGGGCTGACCGTCGCCGCGAAGCCGGACAGCCACGACATCTGCTTCATCCCCGACGGCGACACCCGCGGGTGGCTCGCGGAGAGAGTCGGCACGACTTCCGGCGACGTCGTCGACCGCTCCGGCGCGGTCGTCGGCTCGCACGAGGGGGCGCACGCCTACACCGTCGGCCAGCGGCGCGGTCTGTCGCTGGGCGTGCCCGCGCCCGACGGAAAGCCGCGGTTCGTCCTCGAGGTGCGGCCGGTGTCGAACACGGTCGTCGTGGGACCCAAGGAGGCCCTCGCGACCGCCGAGATCGCAGGGGAGCGGTACAGCTGGGCTGGGCGCGCGCCGGGAACCGGCGACTTCCCGTGCCACGTGCAGATCCGTGCGCACGCCGAGCCGGTGCCGGCGCAGGCGACGCTCTCCGGCGACCTCCTCACCGTGCGCCCCGAGACGCCGTTCGACGGCGTCGCTCCCGGCCAGACCGCCGTGCTCTACGACGGCACGCGCGTCATCGGGCAGTTCACGATCGACCGGACCCGGTCGGCGGTGCCCGCTCCCGCGTGA
- a CDS encoding long-chain-fatty-acid--CoA ligase, translated as MTTSYDPPRPWIASYAAGVPADLDPVTGSLVDIVEASARDFPDAPALQFFGREMSYRALQEAIESAAAGLTRMGVGRGDPVAIVLPNCPQHIIAFYAILRIGAVVVEHNPLYTPRELRKQFEDHGAKHAIVWSKVVGTVQDFPDDLAVPGLVSVNVIRAMPLRTRLALRLPIRKARESREALHENVSGTTTWEDLVRADRLPATHPKPETDDLAIIQYTSGTTGTPKGASLTHRNLLANAAQARAWVPSIQRGRGCVVYAVLPMFHAYGLTLCLTFAMSMGARLVLFPRFDPDMVLAVTKRHPATFLPLVPPIADRLLKAAREKGVSLAGTEVAISGAMALPHELVVPFEAASGGFLVEGYGLSECSPVLMANPVADNRVPGTVGLPLPGTECRVVDPDDPSKDVEPGGRGELVVRGPQVFQGYYGKPEETEAVFSEGWFRTGDIVTIDDAGFVRIVDRIKELIITGGFNVAPTEVENALRQHPDVEDAAVVGLPSEHSGEEVVAAVVCAPGREVDVEALRDFARGILTPYKVPRRVFIVDELPKSLIGKVLRRQVRESLVTLTTGS; from the coding sequence GTGACGACGAGCTACGACCCGCCTCGCCCCTGGATCGCCAGCTACGCAGCGGGAGTGCCGGCCGATCTCGATCCCGTCACGGGCTCGCTGGTCGACATCGTCGAGGCGTCCGCTCGCGACTTTCCGGATGCTCCGGCGCTGCAGTTCTTCGGCCGCGAGATGAGCTACCGCGCACTCCAGGAGGCGATCGAGAGCGCCGCGGCCGGCCTCACGCGGATGGGCGTGGGTCGCGGCGACCCGGTCGCGATCGTGCTTCCGAACTGCCCTCAGCACATCATCGCGTTCTACGCGATCCTGCGCATCGGGGCCGTCGTCGTCGAGCACAACCCGCTCTACACGCCGCGCGAGCTGCGCAAGCAGTTCGAGGACCACGGCGCCAAGCACGCCATCGTGTGGAGCAAGGTGGTCGGCACGGTGCAGGACTTCCCCGACGATCTCGCTGTTCCCGGTCTGGTGTCGGTGAACGTCATCAGGGCGATGCCGCTTCGCACTCGCCTCGCCCTGCGACTGCCGATCAGGAAGGCCCGCGAGTCGCGCGAGGCTCTGCACGAGAACGTCTCGGGCACGACGACGTGGGAGGACCTCGTGCGGGCCGACCGGCTCCCCGCGACCCACCCGAAGCCCGAGACCGACGATCTCGCGATCATCCAGTACACGAGCGGGACGACGGGCACGCCCAAGGGCGCGAGCCTCACGCACCGCAATCTGCTGGCCAACGCGGCGCAGGCGCGGGCGTGGGTCCCATCGATTCAGCGGGGCCGGGGGTGCGTCGTCTACGCGGTGCTGCCGATGTTCCACGCGTACGGCCTCACTCTGTGCCTGACCTTCGCCATGTCGATGGGGGCCCGCCTGGTGCTCTTCCCCCGCTTCGACCCCGACATGGTGCTCGCCGTCACCAAGAGGCATCCCGCGACGTTCCTCCCGCTCGTGCCCCCGATCGCCGACCGCCTGCTCAAGGCTGCGCGCGAGAAGGGCGTCTCGCTCGCGGGAACGGAAGTGGCGATCTCAGGCGCGATGGCTCTTCCGCACGAGCTCGTCGTGCCGTTCGAGGCCGCGAGCGGCGGCTTCCTCGTCGAGGGCTACGGACTGTCAGAATGCTCGCCGGTGCTCATGGCGAACCCCGTCGCCGACAATCGCGTGCCGGGGACCGTCGGCCTCCCTCTTCCCGGGACGGAGTGCCGCGTCGTCGATCCCGATGACCCGTCGAAGGATGTCGAGCCCGGCGGCCGCGGAGAGCTCGTGGTGCGCGGACCCCAGGTGTTCCAGGGCTACTACGGCAAGCCCGAGGAGACCGAGGCGGTGTTCTCCGAGGGCTGGTTCCGCACGGGCGACATCGTGACGATCGACGACGCGGGGTTCGTGCGGATCGTGGACCGGATCAAGGAGCTCATCATCACGGGCGGCTTCAACGTCGCGCCGACCGAGGTCGAGAACGCGCTTCGACAGCACCCGGATGTCGAGGACGCCGCTGTCGTGGGTCTGCCGAGCGAGCACTCCGGCGAAGAGGTCGTGGCGGCTGTCGTCTGCGCGCCGGGACGCGAGGTCGACGTGGAGGCTCTGCGGGACTTCGCTCGCGGCATCCTCACGCCGTACAAGGTGCCCCGGCGTGTCTTCATCGTCGACGAGCTGCCGAAGTCGCTCATCGGCAAGGTGCTGAGGCGTCAGGTGCGGGAGTCGCTCGTGACGTTGACGACGGGCTCATGA
- the gatC gene encoding Asp-tRNA(Asn)/Glu-tRNA(Gln) amidotransferase subunit GatC, protein MSEITPDLVRHLGVLARIQLSDEEVERLTGQLDVIVDNIAKVSQVATPEVPATSHPIPMQNIFRPDAVGETLTLEQALQNAPDAAEGRFRVTAILGEEQ, encoded by the coding sequence GTGTCTGAAATCACCCCCGATCTCGTGCGCCATCTCGGTGTGCTCGCCCGGATCCAGCTGAGTGACGAGGAGGTCGAGCGCCTCACCGGACAGCTCGACGTGATCGTCGACAATATCGCCAAGGTGTCGCAGGTCGCGACACCCGAGGTTCCCGCGACGAGCCACCCCATCCCCATGCAGAACATCTTCCGTCCGGACGCCGTCGGCGAGACGCTCACCCTCGAGCAGGCGCTGCAGAACGCCCCCGATGCGGCGGAGGGCCGGTTCCGGGTGACCGCCATCCTGGGCGAGGAGCAGTAA
- the ligA gene encoding NAD-dependent DNA ligase LigA, which translates to MTDAELPADLPLDEARSEAQSLTDRIIGARDAYYGRDAEIVDDATYDGWMRRLEELERMHPELQTQDSPTLNVGAATSTLFAPVEHAERMLSLDNVFTEDELRDWCRKAQDAAGRPVRWLTELKIDGLAISLRYERGVLTSAATRGDGRVGEDVTVNALRVAGIPQRLMGTGHPDLVEVRGEVFIPVAAFEELNALQARLRERVFGDARARGADEERARRSADRRFPAFANPRNAASGGLRQQLEKKDGLELEAGEARVASLRLFVHGIGAWPNPPVASQSEVYALLAEWGLPTSPYFRTAESIEGVLDFVAHHGEHRHDVEHEIDGIVVKVDELALHDELGATSRAPRWAIAYKYPPEQVNTKLLDIVVSVGRTGRATPFAVMAPARVAGSVVRQATLHNQDVVRVKGVLIGDTVVLRKAGDVIPEVLGPVVELRDGTEREFVMPAECPECGSSLAPAKEGDVDLRCPNTRSCPAQVRGRVEHIGSRGALDIEALGEVTAAALTQPSVPETPPLATEAGLFELTLEQLVPIEVIVRDAETGERKVDEKTGELVRRAPFRRNPSPAEKKAGRTGPQPSAQAVTLIDELEKAKTKDLWRFLVALSIRHVGPVAARALAQWFGSLAAIRAASRDELAAVEGVGGTIADALIDWFEVDWHREIVERWEAAGARLATPGHPGPGAASAQGGVLEGLTIVATGSLEGYSREEAQEAIIKAGGKAASSVSRKTDFVAAGPGAGSKLAKAEELGVRIIDASQFRILVEQGPGALEALAPDAG; encoded by the coding sequence GTGACGGATGCCGAGCTTCCCGCAGATCTTCCGCTCGACGAAGCGCGGTCCGAGGCCCAGAGCCTCACCGATCGCATCATCGGGGCCCGCGACGCCTACTACGGTCGCGATGCCGAGATCGTCGACGACGCGACGTACGACGGGTGGATGCGGCGCCTCGAAGAGCTCGAGCGCATGCACCCCGAGCTGCAGACGCAGGATTCGCCGACGCTGAACGTCGGCGCCGCGACCTCGACCCTCTTCGCGCCCGTCGAGCACGCCGAGCGGATGCTGAGCCTCGACAACGTCTTCACCGAGGACGAGCTGCGCGACTGGTGCCGCAAGGCTCAGGATGCCGCCGGCCGCCCGGTGCGGTGGCTCACCGAACTGAAGATCGACGGGCTGGCGATCAGCCTCCGCTACGAGAGGGGCGTGCTGACCTCGGCGGCCACGCGCGGCGACGGTCGTGTGGGCGAGGACGTCACGGTGAACGCGCTGCGGGTCGCGGGCATCCCGCAGCGCCTCATGGGGACGGGGCATCCCGACCTCGTGGAGGTCCGCGGAGAGGTGTTCATCCCCGTCGCGGCCTTCGAAGAGCTGAACGCCCTGCAGGCCCGGCTTCGGGAGCGGGTCTTCGGCGACGCGCGGGCGCGCGGCGCCGATGAGGAGCGCGCACGGCGGTCGGCCGATCGACGGTTCCCCGCGTTCGCGAATCCGCGGAACGCCGCCAGCGGCGGGCTGCGCCAGCAGCTCGAGAAGAAGGACGGCCTCGAGCTCGAGGCCGGCGAGGCCCGTGTCGCCTCGCTCCGGCTCTTCGTGCACGGCATCGGAGCATGGCCGAACCCTCCGGTCGCCTCGCAGAGCGAGGTCTATGCGCTCCTGGCGGAGTGGGGACTGCCGACGAGCCCGTACTTCCGGACGGCGGAATCGATCGAGGGGGTCCTCGACTTCGTCGCGCATCACGGCGAGCATCGCCATGACGTCGAGCACGAGATCGACGGCATCGTGGTGAAGGTCGACGAGCTCGCCCTCCACGACGAGCTGGGTGCGACGAGCCGCGCGCCGCGCTGGGCGATCGCGTACAAGTACCCGCCCGAGCAGGTCAACACCAAGCTTCTCGACATCGTCGTGTCGGTCGGCCGCACCGGGCGGGCGACACCCTTCGCCGTCATGGCGCCCGCTCGCGTAGCGGGGAGCGTGGTCCGCCAGGCGACGCTCCACAACCAGGATGTGGTGCGCGTGAAGGGCGTACTGATCGGCGACACCGTCGTGCTGCGCAAGGCGGGCGATGTCATCCCCGAGGTGCTCGGGCCGGTCGTCGAACTGCGCGACGGCACCGAGCGGGAGTTCGTCATGCCGGCCGAGTGTCCCGAGTGCGGCTCTTCGCTCGCCCCAGCCAAGGAGGGCGACGTGGATCTGCGGTGTCCCAACACCCGGTCATGCCCCGCGCAGGTGCGGGGCCGGGTCGAGCACATCGGATCCCGCGGCGCCCTGGACATCGAGGCCCTCGGCGAGGTGACCGCAGCGGCTCTGACCCAGCCCTCGGTCCCCGAGACGCCGCCGCTGGCGACCGAGGCCGGACTGTTCGAGCTGACCCTCGAGCAGCTCGTGCCGATCGAGGTCATCGTCCGCGACGCCGAGACCGGCGAGAGGAAAGTCGACGAGAAGACCGGCGAGCTCGTGCGACGCGCCCCCTTCCGTCGGAACCCGAGCCCGGCGGAGAAGAAGGCGGGACGAACCGGCCCGCAGCCGTCGGCACAGGCTGTCACGCTCATCGACGAGCTCGAGAAGGCGAAGACGAAGGATCTCTGGCGGTTCCTCGTCGCGCTGAGCATCCGACACGTCGGTCCCGTCGCCGCGCGCGCCCTCGCGCAGTGGTTCGGCTCTCTCGCGGCGATCCGCGCCGCCTCGCGGGACGAGCTGGCCGCCGTGGAGGGCGTGGGCGGGACCATCGCCGACGCGCTCATCGACTGGTTCGAGGTCGACTGGCATCGAGAGATCGTCGAGCGCTGGGAGGCGGCGGGGGCTCGGCTCGCGACGCCCGGACATCCCGGGCCGGGCGCGGCGAGCGCCCAGGGCGGAGTGCTCGAAGGCCTGACGATCGTGGCAACCGGCTCCCTCGAGGGATACTCCCGCGAGGAGGCCCAGGAGGCGATCATCAAGGCGGGCGGCAAGGCTGCGTCGAGCGTCTCGAGGAAGACCGACTTCGTCGCGGCCGGCCCGGGTGCGGGCTCCAAGCTCGCGAAGGCCGAGGAGCTCGGCGTGCGGATCATCGATGCGTCGCAGTTCCGCATCCTGGTCGAGCAGGGCCCGGGCGCGCTCGAGGCTCTGGCGCCCGACGCGGGATGA
- a CDS encoding cysteine desulfurase family protein — MTAYLDHAATSPLRPEARSAWLDATGFLGNASSIHGSGQTVRRMLEDARERLATTLGCDPVEVVLTSGGTEAVNLAVKGLWWARRRGAQAIVLPDGEHHATLDAAQWLAEREAATLRPVGLDASGAIPLGVFASSLAGAALATALVANNEVGTVNDAAGLAAASARGGVPLHLDAVSAFGHIPVSFRGWRGDAEGATGLVAMSVSAHKVGGPAGVGALVVSRRAELAPMIHGGGQQRNLRAGTQDVPGAVAFAVAAELAVAERESESARLSALRDRLVRGILASVPGAQLLGDPVRRLPGNAHVLFPGASGETLLFLLDQADVSVSTGSACQAGVPEPSHVVTALGRTDAEARQVLRLSLGRTSTDADVDAVLGALPAAVERARAAARAR, encoded by the coding sequence ATGACGGCTTATCTCGATCACGCCGCGACCAGCCCGTTGCGGCCCGAGGCACGCAGTGCCTGGCTGGATGCGACCGGGTTCCTCGGCAACGCCTCATCGATCCACGGATCCGGACAGACGGTGCGACGGATGCTCGAGGACGCCCGAGAGCGGCTCGCGACGACGCTCGGCTGCGACCCCGTCGAGGTGGTGCTGACCTCAGGCGGGACAGAGGCCGTCAACCTCGCGGTCAAGGGACTCTGGTGGGCGCGCCGCCGCGGAGCCCAGGCGATCGTGCTTCCGGACGGCGAGCATCACGCGACGCTCGATGCGGCGCAGTGGCTCGCCGAGCGCGAAGCAGCGACGCTCCGCCCGGTGGGCCTGGACGCGTCTGGCGCCATCCCCCTCGGCGTCTTCGCGTCATCTCTCGCCGGCGCGGCGCTTGCGACGGCGCTCGTGGCCAACAACGAGGTCGGCACCGTCAACGACGCAGCGGGACTCGCGGCTGCGTCGGCGCGGGGCGGGGTGCCGCTCCATCTCGACGCCGTGTCGGCGTTCGGTCACATCCCGGTCTCGTTCCGCGGATGGCGCGGGGATGCCGAGGGTGCGACCGGTCTCGTGGCCATGAGCGTCTCGGCGCACAAGGTGGGCGGCCCCGCGGGCGTGGGCGCCCTGGTCGTCTCGCGCCGAGCCGAACTGGCGCCGATGATCCACGGCGGGGGTCAGCAGCGGAATCTCCGCGCGGGGACGCAGGATGTTCCGGGCGCCGTCGCCTTCGCCGTCGCCGCCGAGCTCGCCGTCGCCGAGCGCGAGTCCGAGTCGGCCCGACTCTCGGCCCTGCGCGATCGGCTCGTGCGCGGCATCCTCGCATCGGTGCCGGGCGCGCAGCTCCTCGGCGACCCCGTGCGCCGACTGCCGGGGAACGCGCACGTCCTGTTCCCCGGCGCCAGCGGCGAGACGCTCCTCTTCCTCCTCGACCAGGCCGACGTGTCGGTCTCGACGGGGTCCGCGTGTCAGGCCGGCGTCCCGGAGCCGTCGCACGTCGTGACGGCGCTGGGGCGGACGGATGCCGAAGCCCGCCAGGTGCTGCGGCTGTCCCTCGGGCGCACCTCCACCGATGCCGATGTCGACGCCGTCCTCGGCGCCCTGCCGGCGGCCGTCGAGAGGGCACGGGCCGCCGCCCGGGCCCGCTGA